The Avibacterium sp. 20-132 genome segment GAATTGAACAAAATTTATTAGATTATCAAGATAATCCTTGTAATAAATTATTTTTAAGAGAGGGAAAAGCTAAGCGGAAAATTTTGTCTAGTACAGAACTAGCAAAGTTAGATTTTTTTCTGCAAGGTGCACATAATTTGCCAGGTATCTTGAATCCTGTATGGTTTGTTGAAACGTTAATAAAGACATTCAGATATACAGCAATTCGCCGAGCTCAATTAATAAAATTAAAGGTTGGTGATATAGATTTAGTGAGTAGAATTATTCATATATCTCCCGAAATAAATAAAAATCATCATTCACACACAATTCCTATTTCAGATAAGTTGTTTCCTTATCTTCAGAACCTTATCCTTGAATTAAAGCGAGCAAATCAAACTAATGATTGTCAGTTATTTAACTTTAATCTCTTTTGCCCTTTGTCCAGGAATAGAGCTAAAAATACCAGTGAACATCAAATAAGCCATATATTTAAAGTTATATCTCGTTCTGTTGGGTTCAATGTATCTCCACATAGATTTAGGCACACAGTTGCAACAAATTTAATGAAGAATCCTAATAATCTTTACGTAGCCAAGCAGTTATTGGGGCACAGGGATATTAAGGTAACACTAACTTACATAGAAGACGATGTGGAAATGATTAGAGACACTGTAAATTCAGCATTATTATAAAAAGTTAATGTCCAGCCTTTACAAGCCTTGGAATTTGTGTAAGATCAAGTTATCTATTTAGCAATAGATCTTGTGGTAGTATTGGCTGGATCTTCCACTTGAAGAGCTATTAGAGTTAATGGGCTATACAAGGGATTTAAAATCCCTCGACTTTCGAGTCGTGGCGGTTCAAGTCCGCCCTCGGGCACCATTTAAAATTATAAAGAAATCAATAAGATAGTCGCCAAGAGCGGCTTTTTTTGTATCTGAAAATCAAAGTTGGGGCTTTCCCTATGTTGAAACTCACTCCCTTTCAATGGTCATCATTTAACTTTTTTGGTTTTTATTGCGCTTATGGTGTGATTGTGCCATTTTTACCAATCTGGTTAGCACAGTATGGCTATGATGTGGAATTAATTGGAACATTAATTTCCCTTGGGTATCTTTGTCGTTTTGCTGGCGCAATCTTTTTTACTAAAAGTGTTCATCATCTCGATCAGCTTATTCCATTAAGTCGTCTTCTTACTTGGCTTAGTGTATTGGTTCTCATCGCTGTCGCTTGGGCAGTGCAGTCTCTTTGGTGGTTAATTCCCATTCTTGCGTTATTTCATATGCTAAATGGGGGAATTATGCCGGTTTGCGATACCATTGCAACGAGTTGGCATCAACAGCTAGGAATGGATTATGGTAAAAGTCGTTTATTTGGTTCACTTGCTTTTATTATTGGTTCAATTACTGCAGGCTATTTGCTCGGTTGGCTAGGTAAAAGTGCCATCATCGGTATTATTATTGGCTATCTTGTTTTTTGGGGGCTGGGGATTAGTTTAAATCCTACGCAAAGATTTAATCAGCAGGAAAAACAAAACACGACAGTAAGCGCAAGCTATCGAGAATTATTGCGAAATCCAACAACGGTCAGAATGATTATTGCCACAGCGCTTATTCAGGGTTCACACGCGGCTTGTTATGCCTATGGCACAATTTATTGGTCTGCAAATGGCATTAGCACTTCGCAAATTAGCTGGCTGTGGAGCTTGGGGGTAATCGCTGAAGTGGTCTTTTTCTTCTTTTCTAAACGTTTTTTTAGGACTTGGAAGATTCATTATTTGACTTTATTTTCAGCATTAGCAGCGGTTATTCGCTGGACAACCCTTGCGTATACGACAAATTTTACTTTGCTGATTTTCGCCCAAATATTGCACGCATTTACTTATGCAATGGGGCATTTTGCGATGATTCGTTATATTACCTCTCAGCCAAGTGAGAGAATTCCGAAATTGCAAGGCATCTATTTTGCAAGTTCTAGCTGTATTATGATGGCGCTTTTTACGTTCATTTCTGGATTAGTTTATCCTGTTTCTGCGCAGATGAGCTTTGCCTTAATGGCAATTTTTGTTCTGCCTGCAATTTTCCTTGTACCAAAGACCTTTTCAAATACAGCAAAATAAAAAAGATAGGCAATAGTGCCTATCTTTTATTTCTTAAATTTACTTTCTCACCACATTCAATGCGGAGAAGCTTTGTGCTACAGGCATTATTTCAATACGGTTAATATTAACGTGAGCAGGTTGTTGATAGATCCATAATACTGTATTAGCAATATCTATAGGTTCAATGGCTTGCACATTTTGATAGACGCTTGCTGCTTTCTGGTTATCGCCTTTAAAACGGACATTTGAAAATTCTGTACCACCGCATAGGCCGGGTTCAATATTGGTGACGCGCACATTGGTACCTGCTAAATCAGCACGCAGATTTAAGCTAAATTGTTCGACAAAAGCCTTAGTTGCACCGTAAACATTACCGCCCGGGTAAGGATATGTCCCTGCGATTGAACCTAGGTTGATAATATGCCCTTGCTGGCGTTCCACCATTTGAGGTAACACTTTTCTGGTGAGATAGGTTAAACCGATGATATTGGTATTAATCATTGTTAGCCAATCGTCAAAATTTGCCTGATGTGCTGGCTCTAAACCCAGTGCTAGCCCCGCATTATTTACTAAGAGATCAATGCAACGAAAGGTTTCAGGTAAATTAGAAAGTGCGGTATTAATTTGTTCTAAATTATTCATATCCATTTGTAATGGAAAGAAATTTTCGCCTAATTCTGCTTGTAGTTTTTGCAGTTTTTCTAAACGGCGAGCTGCACCAATAACGTGATAGCCTGATTTAATGAATACTTCGCACATTGCTTTACCAAAGCCTGCAGATGCGCCTGTAATTAATACTGCCATATTATCCCCCTATTTAGTTCAGTTGTGTTAAATATCCCTTACCTAAGGCATTCATTTGTCGCATAATCCAACGTTGTCTTTTTTGTACAAAAGCACTGGGTTTATTTGCCTTAAATAAGATTGGATTAGGTAAGACTGCCGCTAATAGGGCAGCTTCTTGTTGATTAAGTTGTTTTGCCGATTTTTTGAAATAGGCTTGGCTTGCCGCTTCTACGCCAAAAATACCATAGCCAAATTCGGCAATGTTTAAATAGACTTCTAAAATTCTTTTTTTAGACCATAATTGTTCTAGCATTAAGGTCGTTGGCAATTCAATGGCTTTGCGTAGCCAGCTTTGCCCGTGCCATAAATATAAATTTTTCACAGTCTGCTGTGAAATGGTTGAGCCACCTCGTACTTTTGTAGATTTTTTATTATATTTCAATGCGTTATTAATCGCATTCCAATCAATACCGTGATGTTGCGCAAATTTTTGATCTTCTGCCGCAATCACGGCCAGCTGCATTTGCCACGAAATATCATCCAAACTCACCCATTGATATTTAATAGGGTAACTTTCCCCATTTAAAAGATGGCTGACTTTCTGCTGTGCCATATAGGAAGAGAATGGCACAGGAACAATGCGAAACAATAAGGTAATCCCTAAAAAAGCAGCAAACACATAAAGCGAATAACGCAATATCCTTTGTTTTATGTGTTGCAACCATTTTTTCTTGTTATTCTTTCTGCCCATCAAGCTGTTCTTTTACCCATTGCATAAATTCAGGTGGCATTGTTTTGATCATATTTGATCCTCTTGTAATTGTTGCCGCACTGGTGTTTAAGTTTTGTTGAATTTCTCGTTGTGAGCAGCGTTTATCTAACAATTGTGCCACAATTTGTAATCGAAGTCCTACTGCATCACGTTCATCAGCCGTGAGTAACAGGGTGAGTAATTCTTGTTCTTTATTCTGTGCAAACGCGGTGCGTAAAATCTCGATAAATGCCTGCCATTGATCCATATTTTTGCTCACATACATAGCGTTCTCCTAGGATTAAAACGTTTCACTGTGCTATTAAACTACTTCACTAGTATAATCTATTCTGCTCCGCTTGGGTAAATTTTTCTGTCTTTTCACCTTGTAGTAACTGGTAATAATAATCGTACGCTAAGACATTCTGCACATAACCACGGGTTTCATAAAATGGAATGGTGGCGATAAATTCTGCCATTGTCATTTTTCCATTTGCACGAGCGAGCCACTCATCTACACGTTTTGCGCCAGCGTTATAAGCCGCTGCAATTAAAATGCGATTATTGCCATATTTCTCGGCAAGTTGGTTAAGGTGAGTTGTGCCAAGCATAATATTATCAATGGGATCAAACAGTTGGCTTTCTTTTTTATACGGTAGCTGAGCTTGCTCGGCGGTGAGTTTCGCTGTGCTGGGTAAGAGTTGCATCAACCCGCGCGCATTAGCCGAAGAGGTTACATTGGCACGCCAAGCACTTTCCTGCCGTGCAATTGCCATTGCAAAAGTGCGGTGGATTTTTGGGGAATTTTGATGATTAATGAATAAATCAAACCAATTTTGATAAGCATTAGGTAAACGTAAGGCAATATAATCCCACGCTTTTGCTTGAATTGTGGCGTCTACTTGCAAATCAACCCATTGATTTTGTTCGGCATATTGTGCTAAGGCGAGCTTGCCAGCAAAATCTGTGTTATCTAATAATGCACGCCATTCGCGCTGAATATTGGCGTGATCATTTAGCTGCTGCAACTCATTAATACGACTAAATTGCTGGGTGTAGTTTGATAAGTTTTGCTCATTTGACGAGAATGTTTTCATTGCAGGTTGATAAGCAATACCCAATCGCTGTGCGGCAAGCATTGGATAAAAGCCACGTGCATTTTGCTGCATCTCTTGCCAAATCTGTATGGCTTGTGTGGTTTTGCCTTGCTGAAATAAGGCCTCACCTTGCCAATAACGCCATTCATCTTTCTGCTTGCCTTGTTCGGAAAGCAAATTCAACCAAGGTTGAATCGCTGTTTTTTTACGCAATGCAACACGGATACGACGCTCGGTTTGTTTATCTTCTTTTAAGGCTTGTACGGTTTCATCTCGCCATTGCTGAATGGCGGGATTTTCACTATCAAAAAGCTGACTAAGCAAAATGGATTGCCAGTATTGTCTTTGTTCTGGGGATAAATTAAAACGCGTTGCCCATTGTTCTAATTGGGCAAAAGGTGCGCTGGCATTCAGCTGATTTTCCGTAATGCTTTTAATAAAACGAGGCATTAATGCAAGTAGAATTTGTTTATTTTCATCATTAACGGGCAAATTTTCCACATAAAATGCGTTAGACGAAGAAAGCAATAAGCGCGGTGATTTCAACAAGCTAGCTAAATTTTCAAGCCAAATTTTTAATTCAGCATTTTGCGTAAATGCTGCCAATTCGTTGATTAAGACACGATTTGTTTTTTCTACGGCTAATAAGGCGCGCTGTTTGATCAAATCGTCATTAATAATGCCCTGTTGATAGGCTTGCATAAAAAGCGTTTGACATTGGCTGGGCGAGTTGTTTCCTGTGAGCCATAAATTTTTTATCCTTGTTGCAAGTGCGGTGTTTTTTTGTGCAGTTTTTTCAGGTGTAGTCAGCGCTTCTGTTTGTGTTGAAGGCATTTTTTCTTGTGCGGTTAGCACAATGCAAGATGACTTGCTCTCTTTGGGCAGCATTGCGGTATTAGATAAAATCGCCTGCCAATTTTGAGCATCGTATTGCTGTTGCAACCAATAATGAGGCAAATTGTTCAACGGAAAATCAGGATATTTTTTCGTAAAATCAAGAATTTCATCAAACGATAAGGCTGCTTTCTTCGCGATTAAAAACTGATATTCTGCATAAGGCAAGAGTGGGTAATCTTGCAATTGAGCCAATAATGCCTTTGCAATGCCTAATGTCGTTTCGCTTTGTGAAAGGGCTAAATATTGTTGAAGTTTACGATAGATTTCTCGTTCATCTGCCCGTTTCTGTTGGTTTAATAACAGGGTTTTTGCGAGATCTCTATCTTCATCGTGTGCATTGCCTTGATTTATCTTTTGTGCATCAGGGGTTTCTTGTGCTTTTGGCTGCGTGTGTTGTGCGACTGAATGTTCTGAAAGGGGAGATTGCTCAGCATTCCCCCATACAAAAAGAGAAAGTGAAGATAAACTTAAGGCTAGCAAAGTTTGAGTAAATTTCATAGTATTCCTTGAATAGAATCAAAATTGGGTAAAAAAACACCGCACTTGAGTTTTGCGATGCTTCCTCTTTTCATCAGCACATTTATAAATAAAAGCCCGAATAAATCGGGCTTGAAATCTTGTTTAATGTTAGACCGTACTTGGCTAAAAAAGTGCGGTGACATTTTTAACGTTTTTTACGGCAATTCATCAATATCGTCTTTATTCACTTTTTGAATAATCATATGTTCGCGTCTTAAGCCGAGATCATAGGCGATACTGATAGCAATATAAATGGTTGAGTAAGTCCCAAAACCAATACCGATTAAGAGCGCTAATGAGAAACTATGGATCGTAGGACCGCCAAATACAAACAAGGCAATCACCACAAACAGGGTTGTGATAGAGGTCATTAGGGTTCTTGATAAGGTTTGAGTGAGTGATATATCAATAATCTCTACCGTATCAATACGGCGAATTTTACGGAAATTTTCACGCACACGGTCAAATACCACGATACTATCGTTCAAGGAGTATCCCACCACCGATAAAATGGCTGCCACAAAGGTCAGATCCATTTCAATTTGGAAATAAGAAAAGATCCCAAGCGTTACAATCACATCGTGTGCAAGGGCAACGATTCCCCCTGCTGCTAAACGCCATTCAAAGCGAAACGCAATATAGGCAAGCAACATTAATAAGGTGATCAAGGTGGCATAAATTGCGCCTTGGGTGAGTTCTTCGCCGACATTCGGACCAACAAATTCCACGCTACGAATTTGGATATCATTATCCAATTTGCTTAGCATTTCTTTAATTTGTGTCCCAATATCTGCACCACCAGCAGAAGCGGAAAGACGGATCATCACATCACGTACGCCACCAGTGGTTTGTACTAATGGGCTGTCGATACCATTTTCTTTTAACGTTGCACGGATTTTTTCTAAATCAGCAGGTTGGGAAAAATGCGTATCCACAACCGTACCGCCAGTAAAATCCAGCCCCCAGTTAAAGCCTTTGGTGACAATGCTTGTAATACAAAGTGCGGTAATAATTAATGAGAAAACATAGCCTACAAGGCGGTATCGCATAAATGGGATAAGCTTGAATGGTAAGATCACCCCTTTATATTCATTCACTTTTTTATCTTTTGCAAATAAGCTCATTATTACCACCTTAAATAGATAATTTCTCAACGCGTTTGCCGCCGTAAAGTAAATTTACCAGCATTCGAGTTCCTGTAATCGCAGTAAACATTGAGATCGCAACCCCTAAGGAAAGGGTGATTGCAAAGCCTTTAATTGGCCCAGTTCCCACCGCATAAAGCACGATAGATGTTAAAATTGTGGTTAAGTTAGCATCAAAAATACTGCTAAATGCGCCGCTGTAGCCTTCATTGATTGCCTGTTGAACGCTACGTCCGTTACGTATTTCTTCTTTTATTCGCTCAAAAATCAATACGTTAGCATCCACAGACATTCCCACAGAAAGAATGATCCCTGCAATTCCCGGCATTGTGAGCGTTGCGCCGGGAATTAAAGACATTAAACCAACGAGTAAGACCATATTGGCAAGCAGTGCCATACTTGCAAATAAACCGAAAACTTTATAGTAAATCAGCATAAACACGACAGTAATGGCTAAGCCCCAAAGTCCCGCTTGTAAGCCTTGTTCCACATTTTGTGCGCCAAGTGATGGCCCGACGGTACGCTCTTCTACAATTTGGATCGGGGCAGTTAATGCGCCAGAACGTAATAACACGGAAAGATTGAGCGCTTCATTTGGGCTATCAATGCCCGTAATTTGGAATTGGCTACCAAAACGCCCTTGGATTGTTGCCACATTAATCACTTCTTCGTGTTTAGTGAGAACGGTTTTGCCATTTTCATCTTTTTTACCGCTGTCTTTATATTCTACATATAAAGTTGCCATCGGTTTTTTCAGATTCATTTTGGTGGTTTGCGACATAATATCGCCACCCTCACTATCTAAGGTAACGCTGACTTGTGGTGTCGCGGAATTTTGATCAACGCCTGATGACGCATTGACAATATGCTCACCCCCTAATACTGCACGTTTGTATAGCACCACTGGGCGACCATTACGATCAAATTTCACTTCAGAATCTGAAGGCACCATTCCACGCATCGCCGCATCAAGGTTGGCGTTTTGATTGACTAAACGGAATTCTAAGGTTGCGGTGGCACCTAAAATTTCTTTTGCGCGTGCGGTATCTTGAACGCCGGGTAATTCCACTACGATACGCTCTGCGCCTTGGCGTTGAATGACGGGTTCAGAAACACCCAATTCTTCCACACGGCGACGTAAAATACTTAAATTTTGCTCAATCGCGTGATTGCGTGCTTCATTTAATGCCGCATCGGATAAGGTTAAAGAAAGCGTATTGATTGAAATTTCACGAATATCTAAATTGGGGTGTGCTTGACGCAATAAACGTTGAACCGCTGAAAGTTGATCAGGGTTTTTCAGGTTAACCACAGTGCTATGATTTTCCCCAGCACGAATACTGGTATATGGATATTTTGCTTTACGTAATTCAGCTAATAAACTGTCTTGCAACTGCTCTTGACGTTTCGCTAACGCTGTATTCATATCCACTTCCATTAAAAAGCGTACACCACCACGCAAATCTAAGCCCCATTTCATTGGTGAACCACCAATATCTGAAAGCCATTTTGGCGTCGCTGGGGCAAGATTCAGTGCCACAGAATAACCATTGCCTAATTTTTCGCTAATTTTATCTTTGGCAAGAAGTTGGTCATCGGTGTTATTAAAACGAGCAAGAATTGAACCGTTTTCTAATTTAATGGATTTTGTGGTGAGATGATTTTCGTGAAGAAGAGCTTGCACATTGCTAAGAGTTGTTGTATTCGCTTCTTGTCCACGAGTTCCTGAAATTTGAACGGCAGGATCTTCACCGTAAAGATTTGGAAGAGAGTATAAAACACCAATGGCGACCACGAGGGTCACCATTATATTCTTCCATAAAGGGTAACGATTTAACATAGATTTTGTTCCCTTGCGGAAAGTTAAAATAAATTAAAGGCTTTTTAATGAACCTTTTGGTAAGACAGCAACGATAAAATCACGTTTGATGGTAATCTCAGTTGTGTCGTTTAATGCGATAACGACATAATCACTTTCAGCACCAATTTTGGTGATTTTACCAATAATACCGCCAGAAGTGAGGACTTCCGTGCCTTTTGCTAACTCAGCCATTAATTGTTTATGCGCTTTATTCCGTTTTGCTTGCGGGCGATAAATCATAAAATAGAAAATCAAGCCGAACAGAACGAAAATAAATAACATTGACATTGGGCTACCTTGTTGAGCTTCCATCTTTAATCCTTTTGTTAGTTAATGAAAAATATAGGGCGTTAAAATAGCATAAAATCCCTGTATTGACAAAGCGCTTTTACAAAAGTGCGGTGATTTATGGCAAGGTTTTTGCACAAAAAATTTGAGCAAAAAGCACCGCACTTTATTTTTGTAGAATGTATAAAACCTACCAAAATGTAGGTTTTATTTTCATCGTTAAGTGAAGTGGTATCCCTCTTTGACACGCCAACGATGTAATGGGGATACACGCTAATTTTTTCGGCGTTCCGCCATCACTTTTCCCATTGCCGTTAATTCTTCTTGCGGGATATGGCTTTTACCGAGTTCAAATAACGGTTCTTCAATGGCAATATGATTGTCATAACCCGAAATAAATTGGGTGATGAGCTGTTCGGGAATTTGTGTAATTTCGCCTTTTAGCAAGGCGTCTAATTGCACAGACAAGCTTGCCCAGTTTTGATGCAAGGTTTCATGTTGGCTTGCTAAGCGTGCCACATCTGCTTTGGCTTGCGGGCAGTATTTTAATAGCGCAGGGAAAAAATCCTTTTCCTCATCATCGTGGTGTAGTGGGGCTGCAACATTGAAGTAATTCAAAATTTGCTGTACATCTTTTTGCACCGCTTGAATGTTGCCATTTTTCTCCAAATAACTAGGCAAAATATTCAGCTGACGGCAGAACATTTTCACTTTGCCGTGGCAGGCGTAAAGCATTTCAATCGGCTCATTCCAGCTAGCAAATTGTTGTGGTTGGAGGTTAAGCATTTTATTTACCCTGTGCGTCATTCGGTTGTGAATTTTGTTGTGCCTCACTTTGCAATGGCGGAACGGGCTTACCAATGCGTGCATAGAAATCTTGCACAAATTGTTCAAATTCGTTTTTATCAATCGCTTCACGGATTTGTGCCATTAAGCGTTGATAATAACGTAAATTGTGAATGGTGTTTAATCTTGCCCCTAAAATTTCACCGCACTTATCTAAATGGTAAAGATAGGCTTTGGTGTAATTTTTGCAGGTGTAGCAATCACATTCTGGATCAAGTGGGCTGGTGTCATCGCGGTATTTGGCATTACGAATTTTCACAATACCGTCGGTAACGAATAAATGCCCGTTACGCGCATTACGTGTTGGCATTACGCAATCAAACATATCAATACCACGACGAACGCCTTCTACTAAATCTTCTGGTTTCCCAACACCCATTAAATAACGGGGTTTATCCGCAGGAAGTTGTGGGCAAACATATTCTAAAATACGGTGCATATCTTCTTTTGGCTCACCAACAGCAAGCCCACCCACGGCATAACCATCAAAACCAATATTGACCAAGCCCTCAACGGACACTTTACGCAATTCTTCGTAAACGCCCCCTTGCACAATGCCGAATAAGGCATTTTTATTACCGAGTTCATCAAAGCGATCACGGCTGCGTTTTGCCCAACGGAGCGACATTTCCATTGATTTTTTAGCATAATCAAAGGTGGCTGGGTAAGGGGTACATTCATCAAAGATCATCACGATGTCTGAGCCTAGATCGTATTGAATTTCCATTGATTTTTCAGGAGAAAGGAAAATACGTTCACCATTAATTGGATTTTGGAATTTCACCCCTTCTTCAGTAATTTTGCGTAATTTGCCTAGACTGAATACTTGGAAGCCACCACTATCCGTTAAGATAGGGCGATGCCAGTTCATAAAATCGTGCAAATCGCCGTGTTTACGCATAATGTCTTGCCCCGGACGTAGCCAAAGGTGAAAGGTGTTGCCGAGTAAAATTTCTGCCCCTGTGGCGCGCACTTCTTCGGGCGTCATTCCTTTTACTGTGCCGTAAGTGCCGACAGGCATAAAGGCAGGAGTTTGTACATCAAATTCCCCTTGGGGGCGTTGAAACGTCATTGTGCCACGGCGTGCCGTGCCATCGGTTTTGTGAAGTTTAAATTTCATTGTCATTATGTTTCCTTTTCGAATAAACAGTTCGAGGGTGATTAAATGGGGTTTAGAAAATTAATCTAACCCCGTTACATTTGGGTTTTTGCTAATAAACATTGCATCACCATAGCTGAAAAAACGATAGCCATTTTGCACCGCACTTTCATAGGCTTGCATGGTATGAGTGTATCCAGCAAAGGCTGAAACCAGCATAATCAGCGTACTTTCAGGCAAATGGAAATTGGTGATTAAGGCATCTACCACGAGGAATTTTTTGCCCGGATAAAGAAAGATTGAGGTATCCGAAAAATACGGCGCAAGCAGTTGTTCGTGCTGATTTTCTTGGCTAAACAATGCGGCACTTTCAATAGAGCGTACAGAGGTTGTCCCCACCGCAATCACACGCTTGCCATTCGCTTTGGTGGCTAAAATGGCATCCACCGTTTCCTGTGGCACTTCCACATATTCTGCGTGCATTCTGTGGTCTTCAATATTTTCTACCCGTACAGGTTGGAATGTCCCTGCACCAACGTGCAAGGTAACAAAGGCAAAATTTCCCCCTTTCGCTTTTAATTTTTCCAATAGATCATTATCAAAATGCAAACCCGCAGTGGGCGCAGCCACTGCGCCGGGTACTTTGTTATACACAGTTTGATAGCGTTCTTTATCGGCATCTTCATCAGGGCGATCAATATAAGGTGGCAGTGGCATATACCCAATTTGTTGCAACACGTCTAAAAGTGCGGTGCGTTTTTCTGCTATTTCTAGTTCAAATAAACTCTCGTGACGGGCTTTCATTATTGCTTTAATGCCCTTACCTTCACCTAATTTATCTTCGCCGAGAAACAGTTCTGCGTCTTCTTTGGGGGCTTTAGAAGAACGAATATGTGCCAGAAAACGATCTTCCGACAAAATGCGTTCTATCAATACTTCAATTTTCCCCCCACTGGCTTTACGCCCATACATTCGGGCGGGGATCACGCGAGTATTATTAAAAATTAATAAATCCCCTTCTTCGATTAAATCCAGCACATCAGCAAAAGTGCGGTGAGAAATTTCACCATTTTCACCGTTTAATGTTAATAAACGACTGGCAGTGCGTTCGGCTTTTGGATAACGGGCGATTAATTCATCAGGTAAATCAAAATAAAAATCTGAAACACGCATAATTTTTCATCATATTATTAAAGATTAGAACAGGGCGTAGTCTATTGGGATTTTGTAGATTGTACAAGGAAAATCTGTGAAAGAGGGGATTTATTGAAAGGTGAAGGGCTGGGGGATCCAGCCCTTTCATTCGTTATCGTTGGCGGTTGTAGCTTTTTTCCGCTTCATCAAATTTTTCTGCCACATCTTTAGCGACCGGAGAGAAAATTGACGAAGTAAGGGTAACGAAAGAGCAAGCTAAAAAGCCGGGAATAATTTCGTATAAGTTGGCGATGTCTTGCCAGTTTAAGGCGTGCATCAGTGGTTTCCACGCCACAACAGTTACCGCGCCTGCTAACATTCCCCATAATGCCGCGTTGGAGGTGATGTTGCGATTAAAGAGGGAAAGGATCACTAATGGACCAAAGGATG includes the following:
- the secD gene encoding protein translocase subunit SecD encodes the protein MLNRYPLWKNIMVTLVVAIGVLYSLPNLYGEDPAVQISGTRGQEANTTTLSNVQALLHENHLTTKSIKLENGSILARFNNTDDQLLAKDKISEKLGNGYSVALNLAPATPKWLSDIGGSPMKWGLDLRGGVRFLMEVDMNTALAKRQEQLQDSLLAELRKAKYPYTSIRAGENHSTVVNLKNPDQLSAVQRLLRQAHPNLDIREISINTLSLTLSDAALNEARNHAIEQNLSILRRRVEELGVSEPVIQRQGAERIVVELPGVQDTARAKEILGATATLEFRLVNQNANLDAAMRGMVPSDSEVKFDRNGRPVVLYKRAVLGGEHIVNASSGVDQNSATPQVSVTLDSEGGDIMSQTTKMNLKKPMATLYVEYKDSGKKDENGKTVLTKHEEVINVATIQGRFGSQFQITGIDSPNEALNLSVLLRSGALTAPIQIVEERTVGPSLGAQNVEQGLQAGLWGLAITVVFMLIYYKVFGLFASMALLANMVLLVGLMSLIPGATLTMPGIAGIILSVGMSVDANVLIFERIKEEIRNGRSVQQAINEGYSGAFSSIFDANLTTILTSIVLYAVGTGPIKGFAITLSLGVAISMFTAITGTRMLVNLLYGGKRVEKLSI
- the yajC gene encoding preprotein translocase subunit YajC; translation: MEAQQGSPMSMLFIFVLFGLIFYFMIYRPQAKRNKAHKQLMAELAKGTEVLTSGGIIGKITKIGAESDYVVIALNDTTEITIKRDFIVAVLPKGSLKSL
- a CDS encoding hemerythrin domain-containing protein, producing the protein MLNLQPQQFASWNEPIEMLYACHGKVKMFCRQLNILPSYLEKNGNIQAVQKDVQQILNYFNVAAPLHHDDEEKDFFPALLKYCPQAKADVARLASQHETLHQNWASLSVQLDALLKGEITQIPEQLITQFISGYDNHIAIEEPLFELGKSHIPQEELTAMGKVMAERRKN
- the tgt gene encoding tRNA guanosine(34) transglycosylase Tgt, which gives rise to MKFKLHKTDGTARRGTMTFQRPQGEFDVQTPAFMPVGTYGTVKGMTPEEVRATGAEILLGNTFHLWLRPGQDIMRKHGDLHDFMNWHRPILTDSGGFQVFSLGKLRKITEEGVKFQNPINGERIFLSPEKSMEIQYDLGSDIVMIFDECTPYPATFDYAKKSMEMSLRWAKRSRDRFDELGNKNALFGIVQGGVYEELRKVSVEGLVNIGFDGYAVGGLAVGEPKEDMHRILEYVCPQLPADKPRYLMGVGKPEDLVEGVRRGIDMFDCVMPTRNARNGHLFVTDGIVKIRNAKYRDDTSPLDPECDCYTCKNYTKAYLYHLDKCGEILGARLNTIHNLRYYQRLMAQIREAIDKNEFEQFVQDFYARIGKPVPPLQSEAQQNSQPNDAQGK
- the queA gene encoding tRNA preQ1(34) S-adenosylmethionine ribosyltransferase-isomerase QueA, which encodes MRVSDFYFDLPDELIARYPKAERTASRLLTLNGENGEISHRTFADVLDLIEEGDLLIFNNTRVIPARMYGRKASGGKIEVLIERILSEDRFLAHIRSSKAPKEDAELFLGEDKLGEGKGIKAIMKARHESLFELEIAEKRTALLDVLQQIGYMPLPPYIDRPDEDADKERYQTVYNKVPGAVAAPTAGLHFDNDLLEKLKAKGGNFAFVTLHVGAGTFQPVRVENIEDHRMHAEYVEVPQETVDAILATKANGKRVIAVGTTSVRSIESAALFSQENQHEQLLAPYFSDTSIFLYPGKKFLVVDALITNFHLPESTLIMLVSAFAGYTHTMQAYESAVQNGYRFFSYGDAMFISKNPNVTGLD